The following proteins are encoded in a genomic region of Gadus macrocephalus chromosome 19, ASM3116895v1:
- the miga2 gene encoding mitoguardin 2, protein MSLRQADGMSIAQALAMTVAEIPVFLYSTFGQSIFSQLKLSPNLKKVLFATALGSVALALTAHQMKRRGRKRKQVTQSKDVQKNGAGMLEMPMRTGRTSSLKRGPFPGRPSPSMRSNDTMSGISSLAPSKHSSSSHSLASMRAPLSPNHSVTPAAPWDAEPVAEETGSAEDANAENLYIMGMELFEEALQKWELALNIRHHSRSSSSNSLALQGAAACAEVPLLQAEARHKGFAEKLETLLHRAYHLQEDFGSSIPPDSLLADFESEGTLILPRIESSQRQGEDDTTTITSDDSFFSAAELFDAMSLEEAYQPVKQAALYEEALGLVREDKVIFRSLRTELLECYGDQDFLAKLHCVRQAFQVLLLDGTQRTFFMETGKQMIAGLMVKANKSPKGFLESYQDMLLYTQREDTWPITKMELEGRGVVCMNFFDIVLDFILMDAFEDLEEPPSSVVAVLRNRWLSESFKETALATACWSVLKAKRRLLMVPDGFISHFYAISEHVSPVLAFGFLGPRQQLREVCTIFKQQIVQYLKDMFDHDKVRFTSAPCLAQDILSLSHRRSDILLGYLGIDGLQELNGALPATDSSPGS, encoded by the exons GCCACAGCTCTGGGCAGCGTGGCTCTGGCGCTCACCGCCCAccagatgaagaggagggggaggaagaggaagcaggTCACGCAGAGCAAAGACGTGCAGAAGAATGGGGCTGGGATGCTTGAGATGCCGATGAGGACGGGCAGAACCTCGTCGCTTAAGAGAG GTCCGTTTCCTGGTCGTCCAAGCCCGAGCATGCGCAGTAATGACACCATGAGTGGAATCTCCTCTCTGGCGCCCAGCAAACACTCAAGCTCCTCCCACAGCCTGGCGTCG atgcgggcccctctctctccaaaccATTCAGTGACCCCGGCGGCGCCGTGGGACGCGGAGCCCGTAGCGGAGGAGACCGGCTCAGCGGAGGACGCCAACGCAGAGAACCTGTACATTATGG GCATGGAGCTGTTTGAGGAggcccttcagaagtgggagcTGGCCCTGAACATTCGCCACCAcagccgctcctcctccagtaACAGCCTGGCCCTGCAGGGGGCGGCGGCGTGCGCGGAGGTTCCTTTG CTTCAGGCCGAGGCCCGCCACAAAGGCTTTGCAGAGAAGTTGGAGACCCTCCTCCACCGGGCGTACCACCTGCAGGAGGACTTCGGCAGCTCCATCCCTCCAGACAGCCTCCTGGCTGACTTCG AAAGCGAAGGTACCCTGATCCTGCCTCGAATCGAGAGCTCTCAGAGACAGGGTGAGgacgacaccaccaccatcacctctgaTGACTCCTTCTTCTCGGCCGCAGAG CTGTTCGATGCCATGTCCCTGGAGGAGGCGTACCAGCCCGTGAAGCAGGCTGCTCTCTATGAAGAGGCGCTGGGTCTAGTGCGGGAGGACAAGGTCATCTTCCGCTCCCTCCG AACTGAACTACTGGAGTGTTACGGTGACCAAGACTTCCTCGCAAAACTTCATTGTGTGAGGCAAGCATTCCAG GTTCTTCTATTGGATGGAACTCAACGCACGTTCTTCATGGAGACGGGGAAACAGATGATCGCAGGCCTGATGGTAAAAGCCAACAAG AGTCCAAAAGGTTTCCTGGAGAGCTACCAGGACATGCTGCTGTACACCCAGAGAGAGGACACGTGGCCCATCACCAAGATGGAGCTGGAGGGCCGAGGG GTGGTGTGCATGAACTTCTTTGACATCGTGCTGGACTTCATCCTGATGGACGCCTTCGAGGACCTGGAGGAGCCGCCGTCCTCTGTGGTGGCCGTGCTGAGGAACCGCTGGCTCTCCGAGAGCTTCAAGGAGACG GCGCTGGCTACCGCTTGCTGGTCCGTCCTCAAAGCCAAGCGGCGGCTACTCATG GTTCCTGACGGCTTCATCTCTCACTTCTACGCCATATCGGAGCACGTGAGCCCGGTCCTCGCCTTCGGGTTCCTGGGGCCGAGGCAGCAGCTCAGAGAAGTGTGCACCATTTTCAAG CAACAAATTGTGCAGTACCTGAAGGACATGTTTGACCACGACAAGGTGCGCTTTACCTCCGCCCCGTGCCTGGCCCAGGACATCCTGAGCCTCTCCCACCGCCGCAGCGACATCCTGCTGGGGTACCTCGGCATCGACGGCCTCCAGGAGCTCAACGGAGCGCTGCCCGCCACAGACAGCTCCCCAGGGTCCTAG